The Burkholderia cepacia ATCC 25416 genome includes a window with the following:
- a CDS encoding DEAD/DEAH box helicase, which produces MDVTATRPAARALDVFHPAVAAWFRRTFAAPTGAQALAWPHIKAGRSTLVAAPTGSGKTLTAFLCALDDLVRDALAHDGTLPDATLVVYVSPLKALSNDIHVNLDAPLAGIADSLAQLGLPVPAIRTAVRTGDTTQAERAALRKRAPHILVTTPESLYVLLSSTSGRQMLSNVRSVIVDEIHALASSKRGSHLALSLERLDALAGRALPRIGLSATQKPIDAVARFLVGGPADAPRDCTIVDTGHTRERDLALELPNVPLEPVMATDVWEQVYDRIAGLAAAHRTTLVFVNTRRTAERMARHLADRLGKDAIAAHHGSLAKEHRFDAEQRLKRGELKLLVATASLELGIDIGDVDLVCQVGSPRGIAPFLQRVGRSGHHVGGVPKGRLFPLSRDELVECAALLDCVQRGELDALRIPEAPLDVLAQQIVAEVACTEWQEDALYASFTRAAPYARLTRERFDEVMKMLAEGFTSRRGVRGAYLHRDVVGGTVRGRRNAMMTATTSGGTIPDMADYAVLLEPQGIQVGTVNEDFAIESLAGDVFQLGNQSYRIIRVETGRVRVEDAQGQSPNIPFWLGEAPGRSDELSAAVGRLRARLDGLFADGDRLAHGKNRERIGEGTGGKPVPRADAKAGAKAKSKAGIEADTDASTGLRHDTVVAATAESRLAPALRWLVDDLRLSPDAARQIVDYLARTRAALGALPTQDTLVMERFFDESGGTQLVIHSPFGSRINRAWGLALRKRFCRSFNFELQAAATDDAIILSLSLAHSFALDEVWRYLRSASAEHVLVQALLDAPMFGVRWRWNATTALALPRFTGGKRTAPQLQRMKSEDLLATVFPDQVACLENIVGEREIPHHPLVDQTLDDCLHDAMDTDGWLALLRRIESGAIELIARDLPAPSPLAAEILNAKPYAFLDDAPLEERRTQAVQSRRWSDPESADDLGALDADAIDAVRDEAWPLVRDADEMHDALLTLACIADSEAHAHEGWPDRLAELAERRRATKLVTPGGGALWVPVERLVCLRALHPDARIAPALKVPAACAQPWEADAALVDVIRARLTGFGPLALDAIATPLGLPPASVATALAALEREGYVMRGRFTPGTTTDEWCERHLLARIHRYTVKRLRREIEPVERADFMRFLFHWQHLTPDTRGTGRDALAAVVEQLEGYEAAASAWEDALLPARLTDYTAGGLDELCRSGKLVWTRIGAPARAAGTPVKTTPIVLLPRRHLSAWQALRDPDAQPALSARAAQVRDTLAAHGAMFFDALLDDLHMLPVELEQALGELVSAGLVNADSYAGLRALLKPAVKRSATYAPRTRRGGALIGGMDDAGRWALVQRASAPADTPSPAPRRGAPATDPDALEHIVWTLLRRYGVVFWRLLEREADWLPNWRELVRVLQRLEARGEIRGGRFVAGLAGEQFALPEAIPVLRELRRQPGDGQYVCVTGADPLNLAGTLLPGDKVPALAGNRVLFRDGVPVASLVSGAFHYAPELSPAAREEARLRLARSH; this is translated from the coding sequence ATGGACGTCACCGCTACCCGCCCTGCCGCCCGTGCGCTCGACGTGTTCCACCCGGCCGTCGCCGCGTGGTTCCGGCGCACGTTCGCCGCGCCCACCGGCGCGCAGGCGCTCGCGTGGCCGCACATCAAGGCCGGCCGCTCGACGCTGGTCGCCGCGCCCACCGGCTCCGGCAAGACGCTCACCGCGTTCCTGTGCGCGCTTGACGATCTGGTGCGCGATGCGCTCGCGCATGACGGCACGCTGCCCGACGCGACGCTCGTCGTGTACGTGTCGCCGCTGAAGGCGCTGTCCAACGACATCCACGTGAACCTCGATGCGCCGCTCGCCGGCATCGCCGATTCGCTCGCGCAACTCGGCCTGCCGGTGCCGGCGATCCGTACCGCCGTGCGCACCGGCGACACGACGCAGGCCGAGCGCGCGGCGCTGCGCAAGCGCGCGCCGCACATCCTCGTCACGACACCCGAGTCGCTGTACGTGCTGCTGTCGTCCACGTCGGGGCGGCAGATGCTGTCGAACGTGCGCTCGGTCATCGTCGACGAGATCCACGCACTCGCATCGTCCAAGCGCGGCAGCCATCTCGCGTTGTCGCTCGAACGTCTCGACGCGCTGGCCGGCCGAGCGCTGCCGCGCATCGGGCTCTCCGCCACGCAAAAGCCGATCGATGCGGTCGCGCGCTTCCTCGTCGGCGGGCCGGCCGACGCGCCGCGCGATTGCACGATCGTCGACACGGGCCACACACGCGAGCGCGACCTCGCGCTCGAACTGCCGAACGTGCCGCTCGAACCCGTGATGGCCACCGACGTGTGGGAACAGGTGTACGACCGCATTGCCGGGCTCGCGGCCGCGCACCGCACGACGCTGGTGTTCGTCAACACGCGGCGCACCGCCGAGCGCATGGCGCGCCATCTCGCCGACCGGCTCGGCAAGGATGCGATCGCCGCGCATCACGGCAGTCTCGCGAAGGAGCACCGCTTCGACGCCGAACAGCGGCTGAAGCGCGGCGAACTGAAGCTGCTCGTCGCCACCGCATCGCTCGAACTCGGCATCGATATCGGCGACGTCGATCTGGTCTGCCAGGTCGGCTCGCCGCGCGGCATCGCGCCGTTCCTGCAGCGCGTCGGCCGCTCCGGACACCATGTCGGCGGCGTGCCGAAGGGGCGCCTGTTCCCGCTGTCGCGCGACGAGCTCGTCGAATGCGCGGCCCTGCTCGATTGCGTGCAACGCGGCGAGCTCGACGCGCTGCGGATTCCCGAAGCGCCGCTCGACGTGCTCGCGCAGCAGATCGTCGCCGAAGTGGCGTGCACGGAATGGCAGGAAGACGCGCTGTATGCGAGCTTCACGCGCGCGGCGCCGTACGCGCGGCTGACACGCGAGCGCTTCGACGAAGTGATGAAGATGCTCGCCGAAGGCTTCACGAGCCGGCGCGGCGTGCGCGGCGCGTACCTGCATCGCGACGTGGTCGGCGGCACCGTGCGCGGGCGCCGCAACGCGATGATGACCGCGACCACGTCGGGCGGCACGATCCCCGACATGGCCGACTACGCGGTGCTGCTCGAACCGCAGGGCATCCAGGTCGGCACGGTCAACGAGGATTTCGCGATCGAGAGCCTCGCTGGCGACGTGTTCCAGCTCGGCAACCAGTCGTACCGGATCATTCGCGTGGAAACGGGCCGCGTGCGTGTCGAGGACGCGCAGGGCCAGTCGCCGAACATTCCGTTCTGGCTCGGCGAGGCGCCGGGGCGCAGCGACGAGCTGTCGGCGGCGGTCGGCCGGCTGCGCGCGCGGCTCGACGGACTGTTCGCGGACGGCGACCGGCTCGCACATGGCAAGAACCGTGAACGCATCGGTGAAGGGACTGGCGGAAAGCCCGTGCCCCGGGCCGACGCCAAAGCGGGCGCGAAGGCGAAATCGAAGGCCGGGATCGAAGCCGATACCGACGCCTCGACCGGCTTGCGGCACGACACCGTCGTCGCCGCCACCGCCGAAAGCCGCCTCGCGCCGGCGTTGCGCTGGCTCGTCGACGATCTCCGCCTGTCGCCCGACGCCGCCCGCCAGATCGTCGACTACCTCGCCCGCACCCGCGCCGCGCTCGGCGCGCTGCCGACGCAGGACACGCTCGTGATGGAACGCTTCTTCGACGAATCGGGCGGCACGCAGCTCGTGATCCATTCGCCGTTCGGCAGCCGCATCAACCGCGCATGGGGGCTCGCACTGCGCAAGCGCTTCTGCCGCAGCTTCAACTTCGAGTTGCAGGCGGCCGCGACCGACGACGCGATCATCCTGTCGCTGTCGCTCGCGCACAGCTTCGCGCTCGACGAAGTGTGGCGTTACCTGCGTTCGGCCAGCGCCGAACACGTCCTCGTCCAGGCACTCCTCGACGCGCCGATGTTCGGCGTGCGCTGGCGCTGGAACGCGACGACGGCGCTCGCGCTGCCGCGCTTCACCGGCGGCAAGCGCACCGCGCCGCAACTGCAGCGGATGAAGAGCGAGGATCTGCTCGCGACCGTGTTTCCCGATCAGGTCGCCTGCCTCGAGAACATCGTCGGCGAACGCGAGATACCGCATCACCCGCTCGTCGACCAGACGCTCGACGACTGCCTGCACGACGCAATGGACACCGACGGCTGGCTCGCGCTGCTGCGCCGGATCGAGAGCGGTGCGATCGAGCTGATCGCGCGCGACCTGCCCGCGCCGTCGCCGCTCGCGGCCGAGATCCTGAACGCGAAACCGTATGCGTTCCTCGACGACGCGCCGCTGGAAGAGCGCCGCACGCAGGCCGTACAGTCGCGCCGCTGGAGCGACCCTGAATCGGCCGACGATCTCGGCGCGCTCGACGCCGACGCGATCGATGCCGTGCGCGACGAAGCCTGGCCGCTCGTGCGCGACGCCGACGAAATGCACGACGCGCTGCTCACGCTCGCATGCATCGCCGACAGCGAAGCGCACGCGCACGAAGGCTGGCCCGACCGGCTCGCGGAACTTGCCGAACGCCGCCGCGCGACGAAACTCGTGACGCCCGGCGGCGGCGCCCTGTGGGTGCCGGTCGAACGGCTCGTGTGCCTGCGTGCGTTGCATCCCGATGCCCGCATCGCGCCGGCGCTCAAGGTGCCGGCTGCCTGCGCGCAGCCGTGGGAAGCGGATGCCGCGCTCGTCGACGTGATCCGCGCGCGGCTCACCGGTTTCGGCCCGCTTGCACTCGACGCGATCGCGACACCGCTCGGCCTGCCGCCTGCGTCGGTCGCGACGGCGCTCGCGGCGCTGGAGCGCGAAGGTTATGTGATGCGCGGCCGGTTCACACCGGGCACGACGACCGACGAATGGTGCGAACGCCATTTGCTTGCGCGCATTCATCGCTACACGGTGAAACGGCTGCGCCGCGAAATCGAGCCGGTGGAGCGCGCCGACTTCATGCGCTTCCTGTTCCACTGGCAACACCTGACACCCGACACGCGCGGTACGGGCCGCGATGCACTCGCGGCCGTGGTCGAACAGCTCGAGGGTTACGAGGCCGCGGCGAGCGCATGGGAAGACGCGCTGCTGCCCGCGCGCCTCACCGACTACACGGCGGGCGGGCTCGACGAGCTGTGCCGCTCCGGCAAGCTCGTGTGGACGCGCATCGGCGCGCCGGCCCGCGCGGCCGGCACGCCCGTTAAGACGACACCGATCGTGCTTCTGCCGCGCCGCCACCTCTCTGCCTGGCAGGCGCTGCGCGATCCCGACGCGCAACCGGCGCTGTCCGCACGGGCCGCCCAGGTGCGCGACACCCTCGCCGCGCACGGCGCGATGTTCTTCGATGCGCTGCTCGACGACCTGCACATGCTGCCCGTCGAACTCGAGCAGGCGCTCGGCGAACTGGTGTCGGCCGGCCTCGTGAATGCGGACAGCTACGCGGGCCTCCGCGCACTGCTGAAACCTGCCGTCAAGCGCAGCGCGACCTATGCGCCGCGCACGCGGCGCGGCGGTGCGCTGATCGGCGGAATGGACGACGCCGGCCGCTGGGCGCTCGTGCAACGCGCTTCGGCACCGGCTGACACGCCAAGCCCGGCACCGAGGCGCGGTGCGCCCGCGACCGATCCCGACGCACTCGAACACATCGTCTGGACGCTGCTGCGCCGCTATGGCGTCGTGTTCTGGCGGTTGCTCGAACGCGAAGCCGACTGGCTGCCGAACTGGCGCGAGCTCGTGCGCGTGCTGCAACGCCTCGAAGCGCGCGGCGAGATTCGCGGCGGACGCTTCGTCGCCGGGCTCGCGGGCGAACAGTTCGCGCTGCCTGAAGCGATCCCGGTCCTGCGCGAACTGCGGCGGCAACCGGGCGACGGACAGTACGTTTGCGTGACGGGCGCCGATCCGCTGAATCTTGCCGGCACGCTGCTGCCCGGCGACAAGGTGCCGGCCCTCGCGGGAAATCGCGTGCTGTTCCGCGACGGCGTGCCCGTCGCCTCGCTGGTTTCCGGGGCGTTCCACTACGCCCCCGAACTGTCGCCCGCCGCGCGCGAGGAAGCGCGCCTGCGGCTCGCGCGCAGCCACTGA
- a CDS encoding APC family permease encodes MPSHADSPAAHHAGSLTIFQGAALYIGAVLGTGVIALPALAAEVAGPASLLAWAALVVLSGPLAATFAALGARYPDAGGVSTYARRAFGPKAAAVVGWCFYFAVPAGAPAAAMFAGAYVAAVTGGGHTTVIVTAAALIATVSAANAFGVTVSGRMQLVLSALLVTLLLAAVLASAPHARTANLHPFAPHGWLAVGQAAALLVWSFAGWEAITHLAAEFRRPAHDMPRSAGIAVVVVGFLYLSVAAASVTVLGPSAGASGAPLAELIAGGIGGHAQVLAAAAALLLTLGTMNAYFAGAAKLGAALGRDGALPAWLAQGSQVGGVPRRSLGVIATLAAVALAATTLSDVGPKPLVLVTSGCFVMVYGLGAAAALKLLPRGGIAYRCAWVSLVAVAGLFLTTGWAILCPLLLAGGALLYLRVTGPRQ; translated from the coding sequence ATGCCCTCGCATGCCGACTCGCCCGCCGCTCATCACGCGGGCTCGCTGACGATTTTCCAGGGCGCCGCGCTCTATATCGGCGCGGTGCTCGGCACCGGCGTGATCGCGCTGCCCGCGCTGGCCGCCGAGGTCGCGGGCCCGGCATCCCTGCTCGCGTGGGCCGCGCTGGTCGTGTTGTCCGGGCCGCTCGCGGCCACCTTCGCCGCACTCGGCGCGCGTTATCCCGATGCAGGCGGGGTCTCGACCTACGCCCGGCGCGCATTCGGGCCGAAAGCCGCGGCGGTCGTCGGATGGTGCTTCTACTTCGCGGTACCGGCCGGCGCGCCGGCTGCCGCGATGTTCGCCGGCGCATACGTCGCGGCCGTGACGGGCGGCGGGCACACGACCGTCATCGTTACCGCTGCCGCGCTGATCGCGACCGTGTCGGCCGCGAATGCTTTCGGTGTCACCGTTTCGGGCCGCATGCAGCTCGTGTTGTCGGCGTTGCTCGTCACGCTGCTGCTCGCGGCGGTGCTCGCCTCCGCGCCGCATGCGCGCACGGCGAACCTGCATCCGTTCGCCCCGCACGGCTGGCTCGCGGTCGGCCAGGCCGCCGCGCTGCTCGTGTGGAGTTTCGCCGGCTGGGAAGCGATCACGCACCTCGCGGCCGAGTTCCGACGGCCCGCACACGACATGCCGCGCTCGGCCGGGATCGCCGTCGTGGTGGTCGGATTCCTGTATCTGTCGGTCGCCGCCGCGAGCGTGACGGTGCTCGGGCCTTCCGCGGGCGCTTCGGGGGCGCCGCTCGCCGAACTGATCGCAGGCGGCATCGGCGGTCATGCACAGGTGCTCGCCGCCGCGGCCGCGCTGCTGCTCACGCTCGGCACGATGAACGCGTATTTCGCGGGCGCGGCCAAGCTCGGTGCGGCGCTCGGTCGCGACGGCGCATTACCCGCGTGGCTCGCGCAAGGCAGCCAGGTCGGCGGCGTCCCGCGCCGAAGCCTCGGCGTGATCGCCACGCTCGCAGCCGTTGCGCTGGCCGCGACGACGCTCTCGGACGTCGGGCCGAAACCGCTCGTGCTCGTGACGTCCGGATGTTTCGTGATGGTGTATGGGCTCGGTGCGGCCGCCGCGCTGAAGTTGCTGCCGCGCGGCGGCATCGCTTACCGCTGTGCGTGGGTTTCGCTGGTTGCGGTTGCCGGGCTGTTCCTGACGACCGGCTGGGCCATCCTGTGCCCGCTGCTGCTCGCGGGCGGTGCGCTGCTCTATCTGCGGGTGACCGGACCGCGCCAGTGA